ATACGCAGTTGTTAAAAGAAAAATAACACATAGAAGTTTATTAATTTTATACACAAACTTCGAAACTATGGATGGTTTAAAAAGACAACTCCCTTATTTGAGAGCGTTGGCTAAAAACCATTTAGTGCTAATTGTATTTTTCGAAAATACAGAACTAGACACATTGATAACTTCCAAAAAAGAAGATGTTTTAGGTGTTTATGACAGTATTATTGCTGAAAAATTTATGTACGAAAAGAAAAGTATTGTAAAAGAGTTAAAAAAATACGGAATTCAGTCTGTTTTAACCAAACCAGAAAACTTAACAGGAGATACAATTAACAAGTATTTAGAATTAAAATCGAGAGGTCTTTTTTAAAGAATACCTTACATTTACTTCTACAATAATAAACTTTAAAAAAAATGAATTGGTATTTAAAAGTATTAAAACAGTACGCAGATTTTTCTGGAAGAGCTAGACGTCAAGAATATTGGATGTTTACCCTATTCCATGTTATCATAATTTTCATCTTAGCTTTTGCATCAGCACTTTTTGCCTCTAGTGAAGATCCAGGTTATTCTGTTTTCATTATTTTAGGTATTTATATACTGGCAACATTTTTACCTTTTTTAGCATTATCAGTAAGACGTTTACATGACGTAGGTAAAAGCGGATGGTTCTACTTAATTAACTTCGTACCCTATATTGGTGGATTTATTTTATTAATATTTGCATGTATGGATGGTGAAAATAAACCCAATAAATGGGGCGAAAACCCTAAGGGAACAGGAAATGATATTGCTATCAACCAGATCGGTAGAGAATAAACAATACAATATCAAAATAACATAAAAGGTTGCAAATTTTGTAGCCTTTTTTTATGCGTTATAAAACCTAAAACCAAATCAATAAAAACTACTTTTGCCAAATGCAAATTAGAAAAAAATCTGAAACAGAATTTATCATCGTAATGGCGTCGTTAATGTCTTTAGTGGCATTATCTATAGATGCGCTATTACCTGCATTAAAAGATATTGGTTTATCAGTCGGAATTACAGATCCTAAAGACAACCAACTGCTTATAACTATGATTTTTCTAGGTTTAGGTTTTGGACAATTAATTTCTGGTCCATTATCTGATAGTTTTGGAAGAAAACCAATAATTTATGTTGGTTTTATTGTTTTTGCTCTTGCTAGTTTGGTTTGTGTTTTTTCAACAAGTATAGAAATGATGGTTATTGGACGAATCTTACAAGGAGTTGGTTTGTCTGCTCCCAGAACCATAAGTATTGCAATGGTTAGAGACCGTTTTAGCGGAAATCACATGGCTAAAGTAATGTCCTTCGTTGTTGTAATTTTTCTTCTTGTCCCTGTTGTTGCTCCTGCTATTGGTAAAGTAATGCTTAATTTATATGGATGGAGATTCATTTTTTACAGTCAACTTATATTTGGGTTTTTCGTAATGATTTGGGTTTGGAAACGCCAACCAGAAACATTAAAAAAAGCAGATAGAAAAAAAATTACATCTTCACTCTTTATAGACGGAATAAAAGAATTCGCTAAACATAAATACGCTGTTGTTTTTACCATATTTTCTGGTTTTATAACTGGTTCTTTTATGGTGTACTTAAGTGCTAGTCAGCAAATCTTTCAAGTACAATACAATTTGGTTGAAGAGTTTCCATATATTTTTGCAGGTTTAGCAATTGGTATTGGTTTGGCAACCTTTTTAAACGGAACATTTGTAATGAAATTAGGAATGTTTAAACTCGTTTCTATCTTTACTGTAATGTTCACCATAATTCCGATTGTATATATAATTTTATATTATGGAGAACCAAATCCAAGCAGTACAATTCTAATAGGATTCTTCGTTTTAGAATTTTTCGCTTTAGGGTTTTTATTCGGGAATACAAGAGCATTAGCAATGGAACCAATTGGTCATATTGCAGGTATTGGAGCAGCAATTAACGGTTTTGTTTCTACAATTATGGCTGTACCAATCGCAACATATATTGGTAGTTTTTTAGACAAAACAGCTTTACCGCTATTTATTGGTTTTTTTGTTTGTGGAGTTATAGCAATTTTATTAATTCAGTATTTAAAATTTTCTGATAAAAAATGAGTTTAGAAGTTATTTTTGAAGACGAATACATTCTGTGTGTTCATAAACCAAATAATATGTTAGTACATCATGCAAAACATTCTAGAAATGTTGCAGATGAAACTTCATTATTACAATTAATAATTGAAGAAACAGGCTTAAAAGTGTATCCTATTCATCGGTTAGATAGAAAAACATCTGGAATCATATTACTCGCTAAAGAAACTGAACACGTTTCTAAATTTCAAGATTTGTTTACTGCTGATGAAATTCAGAAAACATATTATGGCGTTGTTCGTGGGTTTTCTCCCGAAACAAAAGTAATTGACTCTCCTGTAAAAGGAAGAGATGCAAATGTGCACAAAGAAGCTTTAACACACTTAAAAACATTAGAACAAGTTTTACTAGAAATTCCTGTAAAGCCTTATGATTCTTCTCGTTATAGTCTGGTTGAATTATCGCCTAAAACAGGAAGAATGCACCAATTACGTGTCCATTCTAATAAAATTAGTCACCCTTTAATTGGTGATGCTAAATATGGTGATAAAAATCACGATATGATGTTTGATGAAAAATTTGGTTGGAAAAATATGTTTTTACATGCTGGGAAGTTAGAATTTAAACATCCTTTTACTTCTGAAGAACTGACTTTAAAAGCTCCTTTTCCAACAGATTGGATTGCTTTGTTTGAAGAGTTTAAATGGGGAAATCCATTAGATTAAATCAACTTTTATAGAAATACGTTCTTCCAAGTGATTTAAAAAAAAGCGTCATTACGAGTAACAACGAAGTAATCTCTTTCAAATAATGAGATTGCCACAGTTTACACAAAAGTAAACTTCGCAATGACAGTAAAAAAATACAAGCCTTCGCAGAAATGACAACTTACTTGTAAACAAAAATTCGTTGGTACAACAAAAAATCAACAAACAAGGTTAGCCCTGATTGAACGGTTTGTTTGAGCTCTTTTTTATTCCTTTTTAGGATAAAAAAAGCGAGTAGTGAAAGCAGGAAATAGCTTCAGATAATTAAAAACAAACAACTATTGTTCAATTGATTGAACGTTGAAACTAATCAATTCTCCTTCATCAAAAACAGGTGTAATTTCTATAGGATTACAGCAAACCTCACAATCTTCTATATAGGTTTGCTGATAAACACTTTTATCTAAAATCATTGAGATTTCTGACCAACAATGTGGACATTGAAAAAAGTGCTCCAACTCCATTATTCTATTACTTTTAGAATTAATTTTCCGTTTTTTTCTCCAGAAAATAATCTATTATACGTTTCTTGAAAGTTTTCTATTCCTTCATAAATATCTTCACGAGATTTTAATTTTCCTTCTTGCATCCAAACAGCCATTTGTCTGGCAGCTTTTCCGAAATCTTTCGTGTAATCCATTACTACCATTCCTTTCATTGTAGAACGCGTTACTAATAATGACAAATAATTACTTGGACCATTTATTTTTTTCTTGGTATTATATTGAGAAATTGCTCCACAAATAACCACTGTTGCATGCATTCTTAATTTACTTAACGCAGCGTCTAAAATAACGCCACCAACATTATCGAAATAAACATCAACACCTTTTGGGCATTTCTTTTTTAAAGCAGAATAAATATTTTCTGATTTGTAATCTATTGCTTCATCAAAACCCAATTCATTTACAACATAATCGCATTTCTCTTTTCCTCCAGCAATTCCGATTACCCTACAACCTTTAATTTTAGCAATCTGACCAACAATGCTTCCAACTGCACCCGCAGCACCAGAAACCAATACAATATCTCCTTCTTTAATATTTGCCACTTCAAGAATTCCAAAATATGCTGTCATTCCCGGCATTCCTAAAGTACCTAAAAAAGTAGGCATCGCTGCAACTTTTTCATCAACCTTAAAACAACCTTCACCATCTGAAACAATATATTGTTGCACACCACCCCAACCAGAAACACAATCTCCAACCTGAAAATTCGGATTATTGTTATTCTGAACAACTTTACCAATTGAACCTGCACGCATTACACTATCTAACGCAACTGGCGGAATATAAGATTTGGTATCATTCATCCAACCACGCATTGCAGGGTCTAATGAAATATAATGTTGTTGAATTAAAATTTCTCCTTCTTGAAGTTCAGGAATTGGGTTTTCCTCTAATTGCCAAGTATTTTTATCTGGTGTTCCTTGAGGACGATTTTTTAAGATGATTTGCTTATTCGTAGTCATTGTAAAATTTTAAGTCTTAAAAATAGTAATTTTAATAATTAATTAGGGCTAAAATACTTTTTTCTATATTATTTTTTCCTAAATATTGTTTTTCTAGCTCTTTATCAAAAGGAATTGGGGTTTCTATACTCGCAATTCTCTTTACAGGAGCGTCTAAATATTCGAAGCAATTTTCATTGATTAAAGCAGAAACATCACTGGCAATTCCCCCAAAAAGCGAATCTTCTTGTACAATAAGTGCTTTTCCTGTTTTTTTAACAGATGTATAAATCGTTTCGACATCTAAAGGCTGTAATGTTCTTAAATCAATGACATCTACAGAAAAAGTAGTGTTTTTTTCTAAAACCTCTAAAACCCAATGAATTGCTGCTCCGTAACTTACGATTGTAAGTTGAGTTCCTTCTTTTATAATTGCTGCTTTACCAATTTCTGTTGTAAAATAATTATCAGAAACTTCTTGATAAACAGAACGATACAATGCTTTGTGTTCGAAAAAAAGCACAGGATTCGGGTCGTTAATCGCTTCAATAAGCAAACCCTTCGCATCCTGAGGAAATGCTGGATACACCACCTTTAAACCTGGCACTTTAGTAAACCAAGCTTCATTTGTCTGACTATGAAAAGGACCTGCTCCAACTCCTGCCCCACAAGGCATTCTTACCACAATATCAGCGTTTTGCCCCCATCTATAATGCGATTTTGCTAACAAATTTACAATCGGATTAAAACCTGAAGAAGCAAAATCTGCAAATTGCATTTCCATC
The window above is part of the Polaribacter sp. SA4-12 genome. Proteins encoded here:
- a CDS encoding DUF805 domain-containing protein, which produces MNWYLKVLKQYADFSGRARRQEYWMFTLFHVIIIFILAFASALFASSEDPGYSVFIILGIYILATFLPFLALSVRRLHDVGKSGWFYLINFVPYIGGFILLIFACMDGENKPNKWGENPKGTGNDIAINQIGRE
- a CDS encoding multidrug effflux MFS transporter, coding for MQIRKKSETEFIIVMASLMSLVALSIDALLPALKDIGLSVGITDPKDNQLLITMIFLGLGFGQLISGPLSDSFGRKPIIYVGFIVFALASLVCVFSTSIEMMVIGRILQGVGLSAPRTISIAMVRDRFSGNHMAKVMSFVVVIFLLVPVVAPAIGKVMLNLYGWRFIFYSQLIFGFFVMIWVWKRQPETLKKADRKKITSSLFIDGIKEFAKHKYAVVFTIFSGFITGSFMVYLSASQQIFQVQYNLVEEFPYIFAGLAIGIGLATFLNGTFVMKLGMFKLVSIFTVMFTIIPIVYIILYYGEPNPSSTILIGFFVLEFFALGFLFGNTRALAMEPIGHIAGIGAAINGFVSTIMAVPIATYIGSFLDKTALPLFIGFFVCGVIAILLIQYLKFSDKK
- a CDS encoding pseudouridine synthase encodes the protein MSLEVIFEDEYILCVHKPNNMLVHHAKHSRNVADETSLLQLIIEETGLKVYPIHRLDRKTSGIILLAKETEHVSKFQDLFTADEIQKTYYGVVRGFSPETKVIDSPVKGRDANVHKEALTHLKTLEQVLLEIPVKPYDSSRYSLVELSPKTGRMHQLRVHSNKISHPLIGDAKYGDKNHDMMFDEKFGWKNMFLHAGKLEFKHPFTSEELTLKAPFPTDWIALFEEFKWGNPLD
- a CDS encoding CPXCG motif-containing cysteine-rich protein — encoded protein: MELEHFFQCPHCWSEISMILDKSVYQQTYIEDCEVCCNPIEITPVFDEGELISFNVQSIEQ
- a CDS encoding NADP-dependent oxidoreductase, which translates into the protein MTTNKQIILKNRPQGTPDKNTWQLEENPIPELQEGEILIQQHYISLDPAMRGWMNDTKSYIPPVALDSVMRAGSIGKVVQNNNNPNFQVGDCVSGWGGVQQYIVSDGEGCFKVDEKVAAMPTFLGTLGMPGMTAYFGILEVANIKEGDIVLVSGAAGAVGSIVGQIAKIKGCRVIGIAGGKEKCDYVVNELGFDEAIDYKSENIYSALKKKCPKGVDVYFDNVGGVILDAALSKLRMHATVVICGAISQYNTKKKINGPSNYLSLLVTRSTMKGMVVMDYTKDFGKAARQMAVWMQEGKLKSREDIYEGIENFQETYNRLFSGEKNGKLILKVIE